The DNA sequence GGTGTCGGAGAGGATGAGGTCGCCCTCGCGCACCAGGTCGGTCAACCGGCCGGGCGTGGCGATGAGGATATCGACGCCGGGAGCAACCTTCTTCACCTGGCTGAAGCGCGAGACACCGCCCAGCACGAGTGCCGTCGAGACATGCGCGCCCTTGGCGAGGATCTTGATGGTGTCCTCGATTTGCACCGCGAGTTCGCGGGTCGGCGCCAGGATGAGCGCGCGGGTCGTCTTGGCGCGCCGCTTGGTGCCGAGTGCGATGATCTTCGACAGGATCGGCAGCGCGAAGGCAGCGGTCTTGCCGGAGCCGGTCTGGGCGATGCCGAAAATGTCACGGCCTTCCAGCTGCGGCGGGATCGCCTGCATCTGGATCGGCTTCGGTTCGGCGAAGCCGGCATTGTGGGTGGCCTTGAGCAGCGCACCGGTAATTCCCAGCGCCGCGAAACCGGAGAGTTCCGCGGTGTCGTTGCCGGGCAATGTGTTTTCGTTGGTCAAAATAATCTTCTTTCACGCGGCCTCTGGCCGCAAACGTCAATGGCGGCAGGGCGCAACCTGCCGTCGAAAATTTGATATGAAACGACAAGGCGGGCGGACGCGTGCGTCCACTCGGCTGCGCTGTCGTGCCCGCAGGCTTCATGCCACGGGGCTTTTTCGCCACTTTGTGATGTACCGGAAGAGGGCCGATATACCGGAAAGAGGGAAAACAGACGCAACCAGTCTCATTTGTCGAGAAGGCCGGAATCTCCCGGCCCAAGCGCCTATGGGCTGGATATGGCTGAGTTCGCCCCGGAATGCAAGGGGCGCGATGTTGCGGTGCAGCAAAAACCAGCCAAAAAGCCGACGCTTGCACTCCCCGACCGGCATCATTACCACAAACGCGGCTTCCGATTTTGGGGATCGAACGATGAAGGACGTGCTGAAGGAACTCGAGCGGCGGCGCGACATCGCCCGCATGGGTGGTGGCCAGGCCCGTATCGATGCGCAGCACAAGAAGGGCAAGCTCACCGCGCGCGAACGCATCGAAGTGTTTCTCGACGAAGGCTCATTCGAGGAATTCGACATGTATGTCGAGCACCGCTCGACCGATTTCGGCATGGAGAAGACCAAGATCGCCGGCGACGGCGTCGTCACCGGCTGGGGCACGGTCAATGGCCGTCCCGTTTACCTCTTCGCCAAGGATTTTACCGTGTTCGGCGGTTCGCTGTCGGAAGCCCATGCCGAGAAGGTCATCAAGGTGCAGGAGATGGCGCTGCGCAACCGTGCGCCAATCATCGGCCTCTACGATGCCGGCGGGGCGCGTATCCAGGAGGGCGTGGCAGCCCTCGGCGGCTATGCCGAGATCTTTCAGCGCAACGTGCTTGCGTCCGGCGTCATTCCGCAGATTTCGGTCATCATGGGCCCATGCGCCGGCGGTGACGTCTATTCGCCCGCCATGACCGACTTCATCTTCATGGTGCGCGACACCTCCTACATGTTCGTCACCGGACCGGACGTGGTGAAGACCGTGACCAATGAGACGGTGACCGCCGAGAGCCTCGGCGGCGCGTCGGTGCACACGACGAAGTCCTCGATCGCCGACGGCGCCTATGACAATGACGTCGAGGCGCTCTTGCAGATGCGGCGGCTGATCGACCTGTTGCCGGCTTCCAACACGTCGGAGATCCCCGAGATCGAATGCTACCAGTCGGTCACCGACCATGACATGTCGCTCGACCGGCTGATCCCCGACAACGCCAACAAGCCTTACGACATCAAGGAATTGATCCTGAAGGTCGCCGACGAGGGCGATTTCTTCGAGATCCAGCAGAGTTTTGCCAAGAACATCGTGACCGGTTTCGGCCGGGTCGAAGGCCGGACCGTCGGCTTTGTCGCCAACCAGCCGATGGTGCTGGCCGGCGTGCTCGATTCCGACGCCAGCCGCAAGGCGGCGCGCTTCGTGCGCTTCTGCGACTGTTTTTCTATTCCCATCGTCACCTTCGTCGATGTTCCAGGCTTTTTGCCGGGCACGGCGCAGGAATATGGCGGGCTGATCAAGCACGGCGCCAAGCTGCTTTTCGCCTATGCCGAGGCGACCGTGCCGAAGATCACCGTGATCACCCGCAAGGCCTATGGCGGCGCCTATGATGTGATGGCGTCAAAACATCTGCGCGGCGACATGAACTATGCCTGGCCGACGGCGCAGATCGCCGTCATGGGGGCGAGAGGCGCGGTCGAGATCATCTACCGCAAGGACATCGGCGATGCCGAAAAGATCGCGGCTCATACAAAGGCTTACGAGGACCGCTTCCTGTCGCCTTTCGTGGCCGCCGAGCGCGGCTATGTCGACGAGGTGATCATGCCGCATTCGACCCGCCGCCGCATGGCCCGGGCGCTTCGCATGCTGCGCAACAAGGATATCCAGAACCCCTGGAAGAAGCACGACAACATCCCGCTGTGAACGGCATCGAGGTCATCGCTCAAGTGCGGTTGAACAGCGCCCTCCTCCGGCAGCCACCAGTTCGCGCAGCACCGGCACCATCGCCAGCGGCAAATCCTCGGCGATCAACCCCGGTCCGAACCTTCTGCCGGTCTCGGCATGGATCCAGACCGCCGCGCAGGCCGCTTCGAAAGCCGGCATGCCTTGGGCAAGCAGTCCGGTCGTGATGCCGGACAACACATCGCCCGATCCTGCGGTGGCAAGCCAGGCCGCGCCGTTGGAATTGATCGCCGCCCTGCCATCGGGAGCGGCGACCACCGTGTCGGCGCCCTTGTAGACGATGACGGCATTGGCGCGCGCTGCCGCCGCGCGTGCCTTGTCCAGCTTGGACGAGACATTGTCATCGGCGATATCTGCGAACAGCCTGGCGAATTCGCCTTCGTGCGGTGTCATCACCAGCGCGGGCGCGTCCGGCCTGCGGGCGGCTTCGAACAAGACATCCGGCGCCTCACGAAACGAGGTGATCGCGTCGGCGTCGAAGACCAGGCCGTCAATTCCGGTGGACGCGGCCGGCTTGCCCGACGCGAGTAGCGCAAGTGCGAACGCCCGGGTTTTTTCGCCGATGCCAAAGCCGGGCCCGAGAACGAAGGCCGATGGCCGGCGCTCCCCGACGAATGCTTCTATGTCGGCAGCTTCGTCGGCCTTGCGCAGCATGATCGAGGTCAGGTGCGCGGCATTGACCTGCATGGCGTTGCCCGGCGACAGAACCGTCACCGCCCCTGCCCCGCTTCGGGCAGCGGCAAGGGCTGAGAGCCGCGCCGCGCCGGTGGCGTTCGGCCCGCCGGAAAAGACGCCGACATGACCGCGCTTGTATTTGTGGGCATCGATTGCCGGCACCGGTAAATCGCGCAACCAAAGCGCTGGTCCGTTCTCGAACGTGCGGGGCTGCAGCCTTGCGATGATCTCCGCCACTATGCCGATATCGGCAAGCACGATCTCGCCGCATCTTTCCCGGCCCGGCAGCAGCAGATGGCCGGGTTTCTTGCGCGCGAA is a window from the Mesorhizobium australicum WSM2073 genome containing:
- a CDS encoding acyl-CoA carboxylase subunit beta; translated protein: MKDVLKELERRRDIARMGGGQARIDAQHKKGKLTARERIEVFLDEGSFEEFDMYVEHRSTDFGMEKTKIAGDGVVTGWGTVNGRPVYLFAKDFTVFGGSLSEAHAEKVIKVQEMALRNRAPIIGLYDAGGARIQEGVAALGGYAEIFQRNVLASGVIPQISVIMGPCAGGDVYSPAMTDFIFMVRDTSYMFVTGPDVVKTVTNETVTAESLGGASVHTTKSSIADGAYDNDVEALLQMRRLIDLLPASNTSEIPEIECYQSVTDHDMSLDRLIPDNANKPYDIKELILKVADEGDFFEIQQSFAKNIVTGFGRVEGRTVGFVANQPMVLAGVLDSDASRKAARFVRFCDCFSIPIVTFVDVPGFLPGTAQEYGGLIKHGAKLLFAYAEATVPKITVITRKAYGGAYDVMASKHLRGDMNYAWPTAQIAVMGARGAVEIIYRKDIGDAEKIAAHTKAYEDRFLSPFVAAERGYVDEVIMPHSTRRRMARALRMLRNKDIQNPWKKHDNIPL
- a CDS encoding bifunctional ADP-dependent NAD(P)H-hydrate dehydratase/NAD(P)H-hydrate epimerase, producing the protein MSHELLTSAEMGEADRLTIAAGPTDGVGLMRRAGRAVATEVLSRYPSAAHVHVLCGPGNNGGDGYVVARILAGSGVATTVWTSGPPRPGSDAAVAAAECPIKPRPLSDFDPGPRSIVVDALYGAGLSKPLSGEAARAVNLAAKLHLRVVAVDLPSGISGDSGKVLGTSFSADLTVTFARKKPGHLLLPGRERCGEIVLADIGIVAEIIARLQPRTFENGPALWLRDLPVPAIDAHKYKRGHVGVFSGGPNATGAARLSALAAARSGAGAVTVLSPGNAMQVNAAHLTSIMLRKADEAADIEAFVGERRPSAFVLGPGFGIGEKTRAFALALLASGKPAASTGIDGLVFDADAITSFREAPDVLFEAARRPDAPALVMTPHEGEFARLFADIADDNVSSKLDKARAAAARANAVIVYKGADTVVAAPDGRAAINSNGAAWLATAGSGDVLSGITTGLLAQGMPAFEAACAAVWIHAETGRRFGPGLIAEDLPLAMVPVLRELVAAGGGRCSTALER